CGGCGTGGACCACGCGCGTCCCGCTCTTCTACAACGTCATGGTCCTGCCGATGCACCCGGAGGCGCGGGCCGCGAAGCAGATCGCGACGCTCGACGTGCTCTCGAACGGCCGGGTCGTGCTGGGCGTGGGCGTCGGCGGGCGCGAGGACGACTACGCCGCGGTCGGCGCGCCCTGGCCGGGTCGTCTCGCCCGCCTGGAGCGGCAGGTCGGCGAGCTGCGGCGACTCTGGGCGGGAGGGCTCGCACCCGGAGCGCGCGACCCGATCGAACCGAAACCCGTCCAGCCCGGCGGCCCGAGGATCCTCGTGGGCGCCCTCTTCCCGCGCGCCATCACGCGCGCCGCGCACTTCGCCGACGGCATCCTCGGCTTTTCCTTCACGCTCGCGCGCGAGGAGCTCGAGTACGCCTTCGGGGGAGCGCGCGCGGCCTGGACGGCCGCCGGCCGCACCGAGCCGCCGCGCCTGGTGACGGGCTGCTGGTTCGCGCTCGGTCCCGCGGGACGCCGCCAGATGGACGAATACCTCGGCCGGTACCTCCGCTTTCTCGGACCGAGCGCCGC
The Deltaproteobacteria bacterium genome window above contains:
- a CDS encoding LLM class flavin-dependent oxidoreductase, with translation MNIGLNLPVMAPGLDRALLYAWCRGIDEGPFSSLAVGERINFPNPEMTVAISAAAAWTTRVPLFYNVMVLPMHPEARAAKQIATLDVLSNGRVVLGVGVGGREDDYAAVGAPWPGRLARLERQVGELRRLWAGGLAPGARDPIEPKPVQPGGPRILVGALFPRAITRAAHFADGILGFSFTLAREELEYAFGGARAAWTAAGRTEPPRLVTGCWFALGPAGRRQMDEYLGRYLRFLGPSAASLIPLVPTVDASGLRDAVTRARDAGADEIILAPTTLDPDEIKRVEDLLF